The genome window GCCGAGGATGTGCACCGAGGCGCTCGCGGACTGTAGAATCGCCCCCCGGAGGTGGCGGCTTGGCGACGGTGAAGATCGAGAGGAAGGAAGAGGTCGCGATCCTGCGGCTTTCGCGCGGGCATGGGAACGCGATCAACGAGGAGATGGTCGAGGACCTGCTGCAGGCGTGCAAGAACCTGCGCGGCGATCCGGAGGTCTGCGGCGTGCTCCTCGCCTCCACGGGGAAGCTCTTCTGCCCGGGGCTCGACCTTCAAGACCTCGTCCTCCTCGACCGGCGATCGATGGACCGGTTCATGGTGCGGTTCCGCGAGATGCTCGTCTCGCTCTACACGCTGCCGAGGCCTGTCGTCGCGTCGATCTCCGGCGCGGCGATGGCGGGCGGGTGCGTCCTCGCGCTGACCGCCGACTGGCGGGTCCTGAGGCGCGGCGCGCCCATCGGCCTCAACGAGGTGAAGGTGGGGGTTCCGCTGCCGCTGAGCGTGACCGCCCTCCTGATGGACGCCGTCCACCCGACGGCCCTCGCCGAGGCGGCGCTCCTCGGGAACAACTTCGAAGGTGAGGCGGCCCTCGCGGCCGGCCTGGCGCACGAGCTGGCGGATGCGGCGGGGTTCGAGGAGCGCACTCTCGTGCGCCTCGCCGAGTTCACCTCGAAGGACCCGGCGTCCTTCTCGGCGACCAAGGCCCACCTCCGGGCCCCGACGGCGGCGCGGATGAAGTCCGAGAACCCGTCGCACCGCAAGGAGTGGATCGACTGCTGGTTCTCGAAGGAGACGCGGCGGCGCATCGAGCAGATCGTCACCGGGCTGAAGACGAGGAGCGCCTGAGATGACCGACTCCGAGGAATCGTGGGCCCACCCGTCGAAGCGGTACGCCTACCACCTCGCGGTCGAGGCGACGCTCCGCGACACCGACGCGTTCGGCCACGTGAACAACGGCGTCTACGTGTCGTGGATTGAGGAGGTGCGGACGAAGTACGTCTTCGACCGGCGAGGGCTGAAAGACACGCACGAGCTGGCTTTCATCCTCGCCTCGGCCCGCCTCGACTTCCGATCGCCGGTGATGATGCTCGAGACGGTCGATCTTTTCTGCGCGCCGTCGCGCGTCGGCCGCAGCTCGTGGGACCTCGTCTACGAGGGGCGGGCCCGGAAAGACGGCCGCCTCGTCGTCGAGGCCCAGTCCACCCAGGTCCAGTACGACTACAAGGAGAGGAAGGCCGTGCCGATTCCCGACGACTTGAAGAAGATCCTCGAGAACGACCTGGTGATCACGTGAGGGGGGCCGTCATCGCAACCGTCATCGCAGTCGCCTGGAGCGCCGCCGCGGCCGGCGAGGTCACGCAGGACCCCCGCGAGGTCCACCTCGCGAACATCCGGCAGCTCACCTTCGAGGGGGAGAACGCCGAGGGGTACTGGTCCCCCGACGGGAAGCAGATCATCTTCCAGTCGAAGCACGGGACGATGGGGTGCGACCAGATCTTCGTCATGAACGCCGAGGGGAGCGGCTCCCATCTCGTCTCGACCGGCGGCGGCCGCACGACGTGCAGCTACTTCTTCCCCGACATGAAGCGGATCCTCTACGCCTCGACGCATGCCGACTCGCCGGCGTGTCCGCCGAACCCCGACTCCACGAAGGGGTACGTCTGGAAGCTCTACCCGTCGTACGAGATCTTCTCCGCCCTTCCCGACGGCTCGGACGTGAAGCGCCTCACCGACAACCCCGGCTACGACGCCGAGGCGACCTTCGCCCCCGACGGGAGCCGCGTGATCTTCACGTCGCTACGGAACGGGGACCTCGATCTCTACACGATGAAGCCCGACGGCACCGACGTGCACCGCATCACGAACGAGCCCGGGTACGACGGCGGGGCCTTCTTCTCGCGGGATGGCAAGCGGATCGTCTGGCGCGCCAGCCGGCCCGTGACGGACGCCGAGAAGGCGGCGTACCAGGAGCTCCTGAAGGAGAGCGCCATCCGGCCGATGGCCCTCGAGATCTACGTCGCGAACGCCGACGGTTCGAAGCCGAAGCAGATCACGTCGAACGGCGCGGCGAACTTCGGGCCGTACTTCTTCCCGGACGGCCGGCGGATCATCTACGCGAGCAACGTCGGCGATCCGAAGGGTCGGAACTTCGACCTCTGGATGGTTAAGGACGACGGCACGGGGCTCGAGCAGGTGACCTTCAACGACACCTTCGACGGCTTCCCGATGTTCAGCCCCGACGGGAAGAAGCTCCTCTTCGCGAGCAACAGGAACGACGCGAAGCCGGGGGACACCAATCTCTTCGTCGCGGACTGGGTCGAGGGTAAGGGGAAGAAGAAGTAGCCCCCGAATCTACTTCCTCATCAGCTCCATCACCGCCGCCGTCATCGCCTTGACCCCGGTCCTTATCGTCGCAGCGTAGACAGGCGCGTAAAGGCTCGAGTGAAGCGACGGCAGCGGCACCTTCGTCGCCTCGCTCTCGGCGACCTTCTTCGGGTCCACCGCCCCCAGCCAGAACTGGAAGAGGGGGACGCTGTGATCCGGAAGAGTGTAGAGGGCGAAGTCCTCCGCGCCGCCGACCGGCTCCATCCCCTTCACGTTCGCCGCGCCGAGCGCCGACTCGAAGACGGGGACGATCCGCCTGACGAGCGCCGGGTTGTTGTACTCGGCCGGGAGGAACTTCTCGGGGTTGAGGCTGACGATTGGCTCCTTCCCCGGCGGCACCCCGGCGGCCATCGCGATCCCCTTCGCGATCCTCTCGATCGACGCGAGGACCATCTTCCTCACGTCGGGGTCGTAGGTGCGGACCGTGAGCTGGAGCTTCACCTCGTCGGGGATGATGTTGTGCTTCGTCCCGCCGTGGATGGAGCCCACCGTCACGACCGCCATCTTCCCCGGCGGCACCTCGCGGCTCACGATCGTCTGGAGCGCGACCACCGTCTCGGCGGCGATGACGACCGGATCCTTCGTCGTGTGCGGGTAGGCGCCGTGGCCCCCCGCCCCACGAACGGTGATGTCCACGGTGTCCACCGCCGCGAACGTGTACCCCTCGACCCACCCGACCATCCCCGTCGCCAGCGACGCGTTGTCGTGGAGGGCCAGGGCGAAGTCGGGCTTGCCGAACTTCTGGTAGAGCCCCGCCGCGAGCATCGCCTCCGCGCCGCCGGGGGCGATCTCCTCCGCCGGCTGGCCGAGGAGGATCAGCGTCCCCTTCCATTGCCCCTTCATCTCGGCGAGGGCGCGCGCGACGCCGACGAAGACCGACATGTGGATGTCGTGGCCGCAGGCGTGCATCACCGACACTTCCATCCCGACGTCATCCTTGGTGTGGACGGTGCTGGCGTAGGGAAGCCCGGTCTTTTCTTCGAGAGGGAGCGCATCGAGGTCGGTCCGCACCATCACCGTCGGCCCGTCGCCGTTCTTGAGGACACCGACGACGCCGTACGCGGTGAGCAACGGGTCGGCGTACTTCCCGAAGTGGTCGGTGACGGTGAAGCCCGCAAGCTTGAGTTCTCCGGCGATCCGGGCCGACGTCTTCTCCTCGTGGTAGGAGATCTCGGGGTTCCGGTGCAGCTCCAGGTACAGGGAGTCGAGCGTTGGGCTCAGCCTGTCGAGAATCTCATCGATCCGGGCGCCGAAGGCCGGAAACCCAACGTTGACAAGGACAAGAAGGGCGACGAGGGGGCGGAAACGGACCAAGGGTTCACTCCTTATATATACGGCGGCGCTTGAGGCTGGCGGCGTCCGGCGCCCCCCGCCTCACGGCGACCAGCTCGGCGACGATGCTGACGGCGATCTCCCCGGGGTCGTCGGCGCCGATGTCGAGGCCGATGGGGGCGTGAAGTCGGTCGAGGGTGGTCTGATCGAACCCCTCGGCCGCGAGCTTGTTCTTGAGGATCGCGACCTTCCGGGTGCTCCCGAGCATGCCGACGTAGCCGGCCCGGCTCCGGAGAGCCTGCCGCACGACGACCTCGTTGTGCTGGTGCCCCCGGGTCGCCGACACGACGTACGTGTGGGGGTCGACGGCGAGCGATTCGAAGGCCGACTCCATCGGGAGGACGAGCGTCTCGTCGGCGTCGGGATGGCGGGCGGGGTTCGCGAAGGCCGGCCGGTCGTCCACGATCACGACCCTGAAGCCGGCGGTCCGGGCGACCTTCGCCGTCTGCTTCGTGACGTGGCCGCCGCCGAAGAAGAGGGCGGTGGGGGTCACGAGGATCGTCTCAAGAAAAACCCGACGATCGGCGACCGGCTCCAACCCGATCGCGTCCCTACCCATCAAGGATGTCGCGAGCCGCGCCGATTCCTCGTCCAGCCGCCGGTCGCCGATCGATCCGACCACCCGCCGGTCGGCGCGGACCAGGATTTTCCCGGCCGCGCCGTCTGAGGCCGCGTCGAGCGACGTGGCGAGGACGGCCTCCTCCCGCCGGGCGATCGCGTCGAGGCACGATCGCAGCACGTCGGCGACGGGGCCGGGGCCGAGGGCCTCCGTCATGACCTCGACGGTGCCGCCGCAGTTGAGACCTTCGACGCCGGCCTGGCTCTCGGTGAGCGTGAAGCGCCGGAGCCGCGGAGGGCCGCCGGCTCTGAGGATCTCGCGCCCCTCGGCGAAGATCTCGGCCTCGAGACATCCTCCGCCGACGGTGCCGCGCACGCTTCCGTCCTCGAGGATCAGCATCTTCGATCGGCGCGACATCGGAAGCGATCCGCGCGCGGAGACGATCGTCGCGAGGGCGACGCGTTGGCGTGACTCGATCGCTTCGAGCGCGGCGTGAAGGATCTGTTTCATGATGATCGCCCTCGAATTCTCGCTTTTTTCTTGACAGATGTAAAACGAGTGGTAAGTTAACCGCAACTTCGATCGCGATCGTGAAATTCATCTTCATGATCACGACGCGATCGACACCCGGCGACACGAGGTCGCGGCGCGGCGAACGGAAGTTGGAAGAAACTGGAAGCAGGTCGTCGAAAGACGAAGCCGCCGCTGACTTGATGCCGGGTCGATTCGAGGCCGCCGTCGCGATGACGGTCGCCGATGAGGACGCTGCAGCGGTCGGAACGACGATCGCCACCCGCGCATGACGGCGCCAGCGCCTGGAAAACGAAAACACTTCATTCCAACCGAGGCAACGGTCTCTCCCCGGCCTCATCCAGAGGTATGACACCTCTACATACGCATCAACCCACCCTATCCCCCATGCACGCGTCATCGGACCCTGTCCGAGGCCGCCAGAGGGCGCGGTAAATGTTCTCGTCACGCGCGCGGCGGAAGTCTATCCGGGGGCTGAATCAGAGGAGTTAATGGAAACGGAGACGCGCAAACAGCCCAGTATCCAGAAGCCCGTTGACGCCGATCAGTGGAACGATTGGCGCTGGCAGATGCGGAGCCGGCTCTCGAGCATCGAGCAGCTCCGCGAGTACGTGAACCTGACACCCTCCGAGGAGAAGGGGATCAAGATGGCGACGGGACGCTTCCCGGTCGCGCTCACCCCTTACTTTGCCTCGCTTCTCGATCCGAACAACCCGCGCTGCCCGCTTCGGAAGCAGGTCATTCCGACGGCCCGCGAGCACCTCGTCTCGCCGCACGAGATGGTCGACCCTCTCGGCGAGGACTCCCACTCCCCCGTCCCGGGGATCGTCCACCGATACCCCGACCGGGTCCTGCTCCTGCCGCTGAACATGTGCGCCGCGTACTGCCGCTACTGCACGCGCAGCCGCTGGGTCGGCGACGAGAACGAGATCATCTTCGGGCCCCGCCTCGACGCGGCGATCGACTACATCCGGAAGAACAAGAAGATCCGCGACTGCCTCATCTCCGGCGGCGACCCGCTGCTCTTCAGCGACCGTCGTCTGGAGGAGCTCCTGACGCGCCTTCGCGCCATCCCGCACCTGGAGTTCATCCGGATCGGCACGCGCGTCCCGGTCTTCCTCCCCATGAGGATCACCGACGAGCTGGTCGCGCTCATGAAGAAGTTCCAGCCCCTGTGGGTGTCGATCCACTTCAACCACCCGAAGGAGCTGACCCCCGAGGTGAGGGCGGCCTGCGAGAAGCTCGCCGACGGCGGCTTCCCCCTCGGCAGCCAGACGGTCCTCCTGAAGGGGGTCAACGACCGCGTCGAGATCATCAAGAAGCTCGCCCATGAGCTGCTCAAGATCCGCGTGCGGCCGTACTACCTCTATCAGTGCGACCCGGTCCAGGGGACGGCCCACTTCCGGACCCCGATCTCCAAGGGGATCGAGATCATCGAGAACATGCGCGGCCACACCACCGGCTACGCCGTTCCCACCTTCGTCGTCGACGCCCCGGGGGGAGGCGGCAAGGTGCCGATGATGCCCAACTACGTCGTCAGCAAGGAGGAGAACGTCCTCACGGTCCGCAACTACGCGGGCAACATCTACCAGTACCACGAGAACGACGTGTGAAAGTCGGCCTCGCCTTCGACCACAAGGACGCCTTCGTCAGGCGTTCGGGGGATCCTCCCGACGCCGACACCGAGTGGGATTCGGAGGAGACGATCGCGCTTCTCGCGGAGGCGATCCAGGGGCTCGGGCACGAAGTCGTGAGGCTCGGCGGGGGGCGCGACATCATCCGCCTCTCGGCGAAGGGTCCCCTGGGAGTCGATCTCGTCTTCAACATCGCGGAGGGGCGGGACGGCCGGAGCCGTGAGGCGCAGGTCCCCGCCATCCTCGAGCTCCTGGGACTCCCGTACACCGGGTCCGACACCCTGACGATGGCGGTGAGCCTCGACAAGGGGATCGCGAAGCGGCTTCTCAGGGATCGCCGCGTCCCGACCCCCGATTTCGCCGTCCTCACCGATCCCGACCAGGTCGACTCCCTCCACCTCCCCTACCCTCTCTTCGTGAAGCCGATCCACGAGGGGACGGGGAAGGGGGTCACCTCCGACTCGGTTGTGCGGACGCCGCGCGCGCTGATGGACCAGGTCGCGTGGATCGTCCACACATACCACCAGCCGGCCATCGTCGAGGAGTACCTGCCGGGGCGCGAGTTCACGGTCGGCGTCCTCGGAAACGACGCCCCCGAGGCGATCGGCACGATGGAGGTCCTCGTCGCCGACCCCACGGAGGCCAGCGTCTACTCCGCGTCGTCCAAGTCCGAGTGGGAGAAGAAGGTCCGTTACCGCTACAACGGCGACATCGAGCCCGCGCTCCGGAGCGCGGTCGAGGAGGCGGCCGTCGCCGCCTTCCGAGCGCTCGAGTGCCGCGATTTCGGCAGGGTGGACCTCCGCTGCGACGTCGCGGGGAGCCCGAACGTGATGGAGGTGAACCCCCTCGCGGGGCTGAGCCCCCTCCACTCCGACCTGTGCTTCCTCGCGCGCGAGTCGGGGATGTCGTACCGCGATCTCATCGCGCGGATCCTCGACGAGGCGTGCCGCCGGACCGGCGCCGGGGTCGCGGCGTGACGATCGGCATCCTCTACTGCAAGCCCCCCGAGGCCCTTCCCGAATCCCCGGCCGGCAATCCCGACGACGAGGACGTCATCGTCGAGGTGATCGCCGTCGAGGGAAGCCTGAGGCGGCTCGGCCACGCGTTCGAGCGACTGTACGTCGAGGACGACATCGCGCCGGTCGTCGCCTGGGCGAAGCGGAACCCCGACGGCATCGTCTTCAACCTCTGCGAGTCGTTCCGGGGGAGCAACCTCGCCCACATGAACATGCCGGCGCTCCTCGATCTGCTGGGCCTACCCTACACCGGCTCGACGGCCCTCGCCTGCGGCCTGACCACGCACAAGTTCATCGCCAAGTCGGTCCTGGCCGGCGCCGGCCTCCCGACCCCCGAGTCGGCGCTCTTCTCCCTCGGCGAGACGCCGGCCGCGGCCCCTGCGTGGGGCTTTCCCGCGATCGTCAAGCCTCTCCTCGAGGACGCGAGCGTCGGCATCGACGAGGAGTCGGTCGTGCGGAGCGTGCCGGATCTCGCGGCGCGCGTCGCGTACGTGCACGAGAGGTACTTCCAGCCCGCGATCGTCGAGCGGTACGTCCACGGCCGCGAGATCAACATCGCCGTCGTCGGGAACGACCCGCCGCGGGCGCTCCCCCTCTCGGAGATCGAGTTCCACGACTACGCCGACGGGAAGCCCCGCGTCGTCGGCTACCGCGCCAAGTGGGTCCACGACTCCTTCGAGTACAAGCACACGAAGGGGGTCTGCCCGGCGGACGTTCCCGCCCCCCTCGCCCGCTCGATGCAGCAGATGGCGATCGGCGCCTACCGCGCCTTCGGGTGCCGCGACTACGCGCGCGTCGACTTCCGGCTGGACGAGACGTCGCGCCCCTTCATCCTCGAGGTGAACGCGAACCCCGACATCACCGACGGCGCCGGCCTCGCCCGCGCCTGCCGCGCGAGCGACCTGGGCTACGACGGCCTCATCCGCACCATCCTCGACGGCGCGCTGACGCGCGCCGCCTCACGCCTCGAAGGCGTGAAAACAACGTGATGCTGCGCGAGATGATCGCGGCCGACCGCGCGCCCATCGAGCGCATCCTGAAGGCGACCGGCGTCTTCTTCGACGACGAGGTCGCCGTCGCCCTCGAGCTCTTCGACATCGCGCGCGA of Acidobacteriota bacterium contains these proteins:
- a CDS encoding XdhC family protein, whose product is MKQILHAALEAIESRQRVALATIVSARGSLPMSRRSKMLILEDGSVRGTVGGGCLEAEIFAEGREILRAGGPPRLRRFTLTESQAGVEGLNCGGTVEVMTEALGPGPVADVLRSCLDAIARREEAVLATSLDAASDGAAGKILVRADRRVVGSIGDRRLDEESARLATSLMGRDAIGLEPVADRRVFLETILVTPTALFFGGGHVTKQTAKVARTAGFRVVIVDDRPAFANPARHPDADETLVLPMESAFESLAVDPHTYVVSATRGHQHNEVVVRQALRSRAGYVGMLGSTRKVAILKNKLAAEGFDQTTLDRLHAPIGLDIGADDPGEIAVSIVAELVAVRRGAPDAASLKRRRIYKE
- a CDS encoding amidohydrolase, which gives rise to MVRFRPLVALLVLVNVGFPAFGARIDEILDRLSPTLDSLYLELHRNPEISYHEEKTSARIAGELKLAGFTVTDHFGKYADPLLTAYGVVGVLKNGDGPTVMVRTDLDALPLEEKTGLPYASTVHTKDDVGMEVSVMHACGHDIHMSVFVGVARALAEMKGQWKGTLILLGQPAEEIAPGGAEAMLAAGLYQKFGKPDFALALHDNASLATGMVGWVEGYTFAAVDTVDITVRGAGGHGAYPHTTKDPVVIAAETVVALQTIVSREVPPGKMAVVTVGSIHGGTKHNIIPDEVKLQLTVRTYDPDVRKMVLASIERIAKGIAMAAGVPPGKEPIVSLNPEKFLPAEYNNPALVRRIVPVFESALGAANVKGMEPVGGAEDFALYTLPDHSVPLFQFWLGAVDPKKVAESEATKVPLPSLHSSLYAPVYAATIRTGVKAMTAAVMELMRK
- a CDS encoding enoyl-CoA hydratase/isomerase family protein; the encoded protein is MATVKIERKEEVAILRLSRGHGNAINEEMVEDLLQACKNLRGDPEVCGVLLASTGKLFCPGLDLQDLVLLDRRSMDRFMVRFREMLVSLYTLPRPVVASISGAAMAGGCVLALTADWRVLRRGAPIGLNEVKVGVPLPLSVTALLMDAVHPTALAEAALLGNNFEGEAALAAGLAHELADAAGFEERTLVRLAEFTSKDPASFSATKAHLRAPTAARMKSENPSHRKEWIDCWFSKETRRRIEQIVTGLKTRSA
- a CDS encoding PD40 domain-containing protein; translated protein: MRGAVIATVIAVAWSAAAAGEVTQDPREVHLANIRQLTFEGENAEGYWSPDGKQIIFQSKHGTMGCDQIFVMNAEGSGSHLVSTGGGRTTCSYFFPDMKRILYASTHADSPACPPNPDSTKGYVWKLYPSYEIFSALPDGSDVKRLTDNPGYDAEATFAPDGSRVIFTSLRNGDLDLYTMKPDGTDVHRITNEPGYDGGAFFSRDGKRIVWRASRPVTDAEKAAYQELLKESAIRPMALEIYVANADGSKPKQITSNGAANFGPYFFPDGRRIIYASNVGDPKGRNFDLWMVKDDGTGLEQVTFNDTFDGFPMFSPDGKKLLFASNRNDAKPGDTNLFVADWVEGKGKKK
- a CDS encoding D-alanine--D-alanine ligase; translated protein: MTIGILYCKPPEALPESPAGNPDDEDVIVEVIAVEGSLRRLGHAFERLYVEDDIAPVVAWAKRNPDGIVFNLCESFRGSNLAHMNMPALLDLLGLPYTGSTALACGLTTHKFIAKSVLAGAGLPTPESALFSLGETPAAAPAWGFPAIVKPLLEDASVGIDEESVVRSVPDLAARVAYVHERYFQPAIVERYVHGREINIAVVGNDPPRALPLSEIEFHDYADGKPRVVGYRAKWVHDSFEYKHTKGVCPADVPAPLARSMQQMAIGAYRAFGCRDYARVDFRLDETSRPFILEVNANPDITDGAGLARACRASDLGYDGLIRTILDGALTRAASRLEGVKTT
- a CDS encoding acyl-CoA thioesterase; translated protein: MTDSEESWAHPSKRYAYHLAVEATLRDTDAFGHVNNGVYVSWIEEVRTKYVFDRRGLKDTHELAFILASARLDFRSPVMMLETVDLFCAPSRVGRSSWDLVYEGRARKDGRLVVEAQSTQVQYDYKERKAVPIPDDLKKILENDLVIT
- a CDS encoding KamA family radical SAM protein, with the protein product METETRKQPSIQKPVDADQWNDWRWQMRSRLSSIEQLREYVNLTPSEEKGIKMATGRFPVALTPYFASLLDPNNPRCPLRKQVIPTAREHLVSPHEMVDPLGEDSHSPVPGIVHRYPDRVLLLPLNMCAAYCRYCTRSRWVGDENEIIFGPRLDAAIDYIRKNKKIRDCLISGGDPLLFSDRRLEELLTRLRAIPHLEFIRIGTRVPVFLPMRITDELVALMKKFQPLWVSIHFNHPKELTPEVRAACEKLADGGFPLGSQTVLLKGVNDRVEIIKKLAHELLKIRVRPYYLYQCDPVQGTAHFRTPISKGIEIIENMRGHTTGYAVPTFVVDAPGGGGKVPMMPNYVVSKEENVLTVRNYAGNIYQYHENDV
- a CDS encoding ATP-grasp domain-containing protein — translated: MKVGLAFDHKDAFVRRSGDPPDADTEWDSEETIALLAEAIQGLGHEVVRLGGGRDIIRLSAKGPLGVDLVFNIAEGRDGRSREAQVPAILELLGLPYTGSDTLTMAVSLDKGIAKRLLRDRRVPTPDFAVLTDPDQVDSLHLPYPLFVKPIHEGTGKGVTSDSVVRTPRALMDQVAWIVHTYHQPAIVEEYLPGREFTVGVLGNDAPEAIGTMEVLVADPTEASVYSASSKSEWEKKVRYRYNGDIEPALRSAVEEAAVAAFRALECRDFGRVDLRCDVAGSPNVMEVNPLAGLSPLHSDLCFLARESGMSYRDLIARILDEACRRTGAGVAA